Proteins from a single region of Xenopus laevis strain J_2021 chromosome 9_10S, Xenopus_laevis_v10.1, whole genome shotgun sequence:
- the LOC108702425 gene encoding forkhead box protein L3, with protein MFDHTQYPYNCFNYDGDDYPACSSDEEKKFSRPAYSYIALIAMAIQQSPDSKVTLSGIYDFIMKKFPYYRSNQRAWQNSIRHNLSLNSCFVKVPRTEGNEKGKGNYWSFASGCESMLDLFENGNYKRRRRRRNMKKCQKARKQNQTQGLHPGEFSTSSSTAHVIYGNEKRTESTARPMETDSLYPISNRQSQTSSSLGKSDEIKFSIDYILSAPDPLPVLRSQHNFLDSKYHMVETQQLNLQFWSL; from the exons ATGTTTGATCATACTCAGTATCCCTATAATTGCTTCAATTATGACGGGGATGACTATCCAGCTTGCAGCTCCGACGAAGAAAAGAAATTTAGTAGACCAGCCTACAG TTATATTGCCTTGATTGCAATGGCCATCCAACAAAGTCCTGATAGTAAAGTGACCCTGTCAGGGATATATGACTTTATCATGAAGAAGTTTCCCTACTACAGATCTAACCAAAGAGCATGGCAAAACTCCATTAGGCACAATTTGTCTCTCAACAGTTGTTTTGTTAAG GTACCAAGGACGGAAGGCAACGAGAAGGGTAAGGGAAACTATTGGTCATTTGCATCAGGCTGTGAATCGATGCTTGACCTCTTTGAAAATGGCAATTATAAAAGGAGACGGAGAAGGAGGAACATGAAGAAATGCCAAAAAGCTAGGAAACAAAATCAAACACAAGGACTTCATCCTGGGGAATTTTCAACCTCAAGCTCTACCGCACATGTTATATATGGTAATGAAAAGAGAACTGAATCAACGGCCAGACCAATGgaaacagacagtttatatccTATCTCCAACAGACAGAGCCAAACTAGCTCCAGCCTTGGAAAATCAGATGAAATCAAATTTAGCATTGATTATATTTTGTCAGCTCCAGACCCTCTGCCTGTTCTACGATCCCAGCACAATTTTCTTGATAGCAAGTATCATATGGTTGAAACACAGCAGCTAAACCTTCAGTTCTGGAGCCTATGA